A section of the Clostridium felsineum DSM 794 genome encodes:
- the xylB gene encoding xylulokinase yields the protein MNFLGIDLGTSSVKLVVMNEEGEITTSVSEEYGISYPKPGFAEQNPDDWWKGTKIGINKLINEKGINLLDIAGISFSGQMHGLVALDENGKVLIPAILWCDQRTGKQCDYLNKEFGQDKLSKYTGNMALTGFTLPKVLWVKENKPEIYKKIAHIMLPKDYISYKLTGKFASDVSDASGTLMFDVENRKWSEDIMKLLNIKEEVLPKVYESYEVIGNVSEEASRETGLSIKTKVIAGAGDQAAGAVGTGTVNSGVLSVALGTSGVVFASSEKFYVDKDNRLHSFCHANGKWHQMGVILAAASSLKWWVDNINEDGTQDSFEKLLLEAEKSPAGSRGVFFLPYLMGERTPYNDPYAKGSFIGLNMTHKKGDMTRAILEGVAFALRDSLEILKSLKVDMKEIRISGGGSKSALWRQIIADVFNLRVSIINSKEGPAYGAGILAAVGVGLFKSVDEACKTLIRTTDQTEPIEQNVIKYNKHYKVYSSLYACLKDKFKEIDNL from the coding sequence ATGAATTTCTTAGGAATTGATTTGGGAACTTCTTCTGTAAAGCTTGTTGTTATGAATGAAGAAGGAGAGATTACAACAAGTGTATCTGAGGAGTATGGCATAAGTTATCCAAAGCCTGGCTTTGCAGAACAAAACCCTGATGATTGGTGGAAGGGTACGAAAATTGGAATTAATAAGCTTATAAATGAGAAAGGTATAAATCTACTAGATATTGCAGGGATAAGTTTTAGTGGACAAATGCATGGTTTAGTTGCTTTAGATGAAAATGGAAAGGTTTTAATTCCAGCAATACTTTGGTGTGACCAGAGAACAGGCAAACAATGTGATTATTTAAATAAAGAATTTGGACAGGATAAATTATCTAAATACACAGGTAATATGGCTTTAACAGGCTTTACACTGCCTAAGGTTTTATGGGTTAAAGAAAATAAACCAGAGATTTATAAAAAAATAGCACATATAATGCTTCCAAAGGATTATATAAGCTATAAGCTTACAGGAAAATTTGCTTCAGACGTATCAGATGCATCAGGAACATTAATGTTTGACGTAGAAAATAGAAAATGGTCAGAGGATATAATGAAGCTGCTTAATATTAAAGAAGAGGTATTGCCTAAGGTATATGAATCTTATGAGGTAATAGGAAATGTTTCAGAAGAAGCATCAAGGGAAACTGGATTATCAATAAAAACCAAAGTTATAGCTGGAGCAGGAGATCAAGCAGCAGGTGCTGTAGGAACTGGAACAGTTAATTCTGGTGTTTTATCGGTAGCACTTGGAACTTCTGGAGTTGTATTTGCATCTAGTGAGAAGTTTTATGTAGATAAAGATAACAGACTTCATTCGTTTTGTCATGCTAATGGTAAATGGCATCAAATGGGAGTTATATTAGCAGCAGCATCAAGTTTAAAGTGGTGGGTAGATAATATAAATGAAGATGGAACACAAGATAGTTTTGAAAAACTCCTTTTGGAGGCAGAAAAATCACCTGCAGGTAGCAGAGGAGTATTTTTTCTTCCTTACCTTATGGGAGAAAGGACACCATATAATGATCCATATGCAAAAGGAAGTTTTATTGGGCTTAATATGACACATAAAAAGGGAGACATGACCCGTGCCATTTTAGAGGGGGTAGCATTTGCACTTAGAGACTCTTTAGAAATTTTAAAAAGTTTAAAGGTTGATATGAAGGAAATAAGGATTAGTGGTGGAGGTTCAAAAAGTGCACTTTGGAGACAAATAATTGCTGACGTATTTAATCTTAGAGTAAGTATTATAAATTCAAAGGAAGGACCAGCATACGGAGCAGGCATACTAGCAGCTGTTGGAGTTGGACTTTTTAAATCCGTAGATGAAGCCTGCAAAACACTTATAAGAACTACAGATCAAACAGAGCCTATAGAGCAAAATGTAATCAAATACAATAAACATTATAAAGTGTATTCATCCCTTTATGCTTGTTTAAAAGATAAATTTAAAGAAATAGATAAT
- a CDS encoding sigma-54 interaction domain-containing protein encodes MSLKIALISTNENLLKLFPKLAKEKGFIPITKTASLTHASKIAFKLQDKVDAIISRGATSDYIKETVNIPSVSIKVTRFDTLRAIFTAKKLGNKIALITYKRSILNKAEIENMLDVQIEEFMFSSEQEISSLISKVKNKNIKIVVSGKSVTDEAISRGLYGETINSGEEALRQAIEEALNLIEVRNIELRRAARFKAILDAIGEGIIVTDQFKKITTYNNSINKIFIKAKGKLLGKPIESVIPNYKIDNILKTGEPETKIIKNLHGLIIAANQFPVKVEDKLIGVVNTFEDVTKIQTLEKIIRKKIHEKGFVAKYNFSDILTENKNMLELKKLAVLYSKTDSSVLIQGESGTGKELFAQSIHNSSPRKNGPFVAINCAALPEHLLESELFGYEGGSFTGAKKEGKPGLFELAHTGTIFLDEIGELSKPLQAQLLRVLEEKEIMHIGGDKIIPVDIRIISSTNRNLLNSIENGTFREDLYYRLNVFNLTLPPLRSRGHDVEILAAHFLENTPKFSLNRTTILKRISPTLMSYNWPGNTRELSNVMERIALFIDNDQEINWSQVLNSVIHGNQNNNTLTLKVPCNLTLKEITAFTEKNIINNLLEKYNNDHNKVAEILNIARTTLWRKK; translated from the coding sequence ATGTCTCTAAAAATTGCTCTTATAAGTACAAACGAAAATTTATTAAAATTATTTCCTAAGCTAGCCAAAGAAAAAGGTTTTATACCAATTACAAAAACAGCCTCTCTTACCCATGCCAGTAAAATAGCTTTCAAATTGCAGGATAAAGTTGATGCCATCATAAGTAGAGGTGCAACTAGCGATTACATAAAAGAAACTGTAAATATACCTTCTGTATCAATTAAGGTTACTCGCTTTGATACCTTACGTGCCATTTTTACCGCAAAAAAACTTGGTAATAAAATAGCACTAATAACTTATAAGCGGAGTATTTTAAACAAAGCTGAAATTGAAAATATGTTAGATGTACAGATTGAAGAATTTATGTTTTCTTCTGAACAAGAAATCAGTTCATTAATTTCAAAAGTTAAAAATAAAAATATAAAAATTGTTGTTAGTGGCAAAAGTGTTACTGATGAAGCAATATCCAGAGGACTTTATGGTGAAACTATAAATTCTGGAGAAGAAGCTTTAAGACAAGCTATTGAAGAAGCTTTAAATTTAATAGAGGTTCGAAACATAGAGCTTAGACGTGCTGCTCGTTTTAAAGCAATACTTGATGCTATAGGTGAAGGAATTATAGTAACTGATCAATTTAAAAAAATAACTACTTATAATAATTCAATAAATAAAATTTTCATTAAAGCAAAGGGGAAACTGCTTGGAAAGCCAATTGAATCTGTTATACCAAATTATAAAATAGATAATATATTAAAAACTGGAGAACCCGAAACAAAAATAATAAAAAATTTACATGGACTTATTATTGCTGCCAATCAATTTCCTGTTAAAGTAGAAGATAAGCTTATAGGTGTTGTGAATACCTTTGAGGATGTAACTAAAATACAGACTTTGGAAAAAATTATAAGAAAAAAAATACATGAAAAAGGCTTTGTAGCTAAATACAATTTTAGTGATATTTTAACTGAAAATAAGAACATGCTGGAACTAAAAAAGCTTGCAGTCTTATATTCAAAAACAGACTCCTCAGTACTTATACAGGGAGAATCCGGTACTGGAAAAGAACTATTTGCACAAAGTATACATAACAGTAGCCCTAGAAAAAATGGTCCTTTTGTTGCAATTAACTGTGCTGCTCTTCCTGAACATCTTCTTGAAAGTGAACTATTTGGTTACGAAGGTGGCTCCTTTACTGGTGCGAAAAAAGAAGGGAAACCAGGACTTTTTGAATTGGCTCACACCGGAACCATCTTCCTTGACGAAATAGGTGAGCTTTCAAAACCACTTCAAGCTCAGCTTTTAAGAGTTCTTGAAGAAAAAGAAATTATGCACATAGGTGGAGATAAAATCATTCCTGTAGATATAAGAATAATAAGCTCTACAAACAGAAATTTACTTAATTCCATAGAAAATGGTACCTTTAGAGAGGATCTATATTACAGACTTAATGTATTTAACCTGACTCTTCCACCTTTAAGGTCACGAGGACATGATGTGGAAATACTAGCAGCACATTTTTTGGAGAACACCCCTAAGTTCTCCTTAAATCGTACTACTATATTAAAAAGAATATCTCCTACTTTAATGTCCTATAATTGGCCTGGAAACACGCGTGAACTTAGTAATGTAATGGAAAGAATAGCTCTCTTTATTGACAATGATCAAGAAATAAACTGGTCTCAGGTTTTAAATAGTGTAATACATGGAAATCAAAACAACAATACGTTAACTTTAAAGGTTCCTTGTAATCTAACACTAAAAGAAATAACAGCTTTCACTGAAAAAAACATTATAAATAATTTACTAGAAAAATATAATAACGATCACAATAAAGTAGCTGAAATATTAAATATAGCTAGGACCACTCTATGGAGAAAAAAATAA
- a CDS encoding MFS transporter, translating to MLLVNKQTFSSLTHRDFKCFIVGQSISLMGTWLQRTAQVWLLYTLTKSPLLLGALSIFQFGPTLLFSVFCGAIVDRFPKKKLLYLTQSVGMLQALVLFLLVYTNHITALLIFFLATIEGFTTTLDMPTRQSYFIELVGKKDLPNAVSLNSSIFNIAKIIGPSIAGIIMTTFSMSFCFFINFLSYAAVLTGLFLIKQKSLAANTSNGNLLKEIKEGLKYVYSNKILLKAFIFMAIVCTFAMNVDVIVPVFSKTVLNKGSHGYTFLLSAMGIGSLFGTMKMASLRRNNLNFKLLKIVGLSSGLLQVIAAFSGNLYFTAILVLGSGFSNLCFLNGSNSILQLNTSDKYRGRVMSIYTLFNAGTTPIGNLVVGSFMNNFGGRYGFLSAGLITAILAAVFSMIYRNNSANTI from the coding sequence ATGCTTTTAGTAAACAAACAGACATTTTCTTCACTAACACATAGAGATTTTAAATGTTTTATAGTCGGACAATCTATATCTTTAATGGGAACTTGGCTTCAAAGAACAGCTCAAGTTTGGCTTTTATATACCCTAACAAAATCCCCTTTGCTTTTAGGCGCACTTAGTATATTCCAATTCGGTCCTACCCTACTTTTTTCAGTTTTTTGCGGGGCCATTGTAGATAGATTTCCAAAAAAGAAATTACTTTACTTAACGCAAAGTGTTGGAATGCTGCAAGCCTTAGTATTATTTCTACTAGTGTATACAAATCACATAACTGCACTTTTAATATTTTTTCTTGCAACAATTGAAGGTTTCACAACAACGCTTGATATGCCTACAAGACAATCCTATTTCATTGAATTAGTTGGAAAAAAAGATCTTCCAAACGCTGTATCCTTAAATTCTTCTATTTTTAATATAGCTAAAATTATAGGTCCCTCAATTGCAGGTATAATCATGACAACCTTTAGTATGAGCTTTTGCTTTTTTATTAATTTTTTAAGTTATGCTGCTGTTCTAACAGGCTTATTTCTTATAAAGCAAAAAAGTCTAGCAGCAAATACCTCTAACGGCAATCTTTTAAAGGAAATAAAAGAAGGACTTAAATATGTTTATTCTAACAAAATACTTCTAAAAGCATTTATTTTTATGGCTATAGTATGTACTTTTGCTATGAATGTTGATGTAATTGTTCCTGTATTCTCAAAAACAGTTTTAAACAAAGGTTCACATGGTTACACTTTTCTTTTATCTGCTATGGGAATTGGTTCTCTATTTGGCACGATGAAAATGGCTAGCTTAAGAAGAAACAATTTGAATTTTAAACTCCTAAAAATTGTTGGTCTTTCAAGTGGACTTCTTCAAGTAATAGCTGCTTTTTCAGGAAATTTATATTTTACCGCAATTTTAGTACTAGGTTCTGGCTTTTCAAATCTTTGTTTTTTGAATGGAAGTAATTCTATACTACAATTAAATACTTCAGATAAATATCGCGGACGTGTAATGAGCATATATACCTTATTCAACGCGGGCACAACCCCTATAGGAAATTTAGTAGTAGGCTCTTTTATGAATAATTTTGGTGGGAGATATGGTTTTCTTTCTGCTGGACTTATAACTGCTATTCTAGCCGCTGTTTTTTCTATGATTTATAGAAATAATTCTGCAAACACAATTTAG
- a CDS encoding dTDP-4-dehydrorhamnose 3,5-epimerase family protein, producing the protein MIKIEHLDLNEVLILEYESKKDNRAVSFRNFSKKELQSIGIFTEFVEEISYHIMKKSTLYGIHFQNNPKAQSKLLYCTKGKGIDFAVDLRSDSITYKKWVCAELNPENKKQIYIPAGFGHAFLALEDDTHLVMKIDKYFDSDLSKAITYKDTELNIKFNILNPILSENDKNAPTLANSNCNL; encoded by the coding sequence ATGATAAAGATAGAGCATTTAGATTTAAATGAAGTTTTGATATTAGAATATGAGTCGAAAAAAGATAATAGAGCGGTTTCTTTTAGGAATTTTTCTAAAAAAGAATTACAAAGCATTGGAATTTTTACAGAGTTTGTTGAAGAAATTTCTTATCACATCATGAAGAAAAGCACATTATATGGAATTCATTTTCAAAATAATCCAAAAGCTCAATCAAAATTATTATATTGTACAAAAGGAAAAGGTATTGATTTTGCTGTGGATTTAAGAAGTGATTCAATTACATATAAAAAATGGGTTTGCGCGGAATTAAATCCTGAAAATAAAAAACAAATATATATACCAGCAGGTTTTGGACATGCTTTTTTAGCGCTTGAGGATGATACACACCTTGTTATGAAAATTGATAAATATTTTGATTCTGATTTATCAAAAGCTATTACATATAAGGATACTGAGCTTAATATCAAATTCAATATTTTAAATCCTATACTTTCAGAAAACGATAAAAATGCACCTACTTTAGCTAATAGTAATTGTAACTTATAA
- a CDS encoding TetR/AcrR family transcriptional regulator, translated as MRKKDDKKQENIKNAVVKLILDEGFHGTSISKIAKAAEVSPATVYIYYENKDVMLREIYFEYSKEILNHLLRGISKNITGKELIESLIRNYYLYIKQNKEIFLFVEQFSSCPSLSNTCEKLKELDYIYTLLDKMKNSSILKNYHNDTILSVIFSPVKDIATNHCLSPNERQALLMEIIQILQDALVI; from the coding sequence GTGAGAAAAAAAGATGACAAAAAGCAGGAAAATATTAAAAATGCAGTAGTAAAACTTATACTAGATGAAGGTTTTCACGGCACCTCCATATCTAAAATAGCAAAAGCAGCCGAGGTTTCCCCTGCTACCGTGTATATATATTATGAAAATAAGGATGTAATGCTTCGTGAAATTTATTTCGAATACTCCAAAGAAATTTTAAATCATCTACTTAGGGGGATTTCCAAAAACATAACAGGAAAAGAACTTATAGAAAGTTTAATAAGAAATTATTATCTTTATATAAAGCAAAATAAAGAAATATTTTTATTTGTAGAACAGTTCTCTAGCTGTCCCTCACTATCTAATACTTGTGAAAAACTAAAGGAATTAGATTATATATATACTCTATTAGATAAAATGAAGAATTCTAGCATCCTTAAAAATTATCATAACGATACAATTCTAAGTGTTATTTTTTCACCTGTTAAAGATATAGCTACGAATCACTGTTTAAGCCCAAATGAAAGACAAGCTTTACTTATGGAAATAATACAAATTCTTCAGGATGCTTTAGTTATATAA
- the lon gene encoding endopeptidase La, translated as MESKNKAVILPILDVNLLPDMDYTIKLNNIDNEMLNYLNDENTVNIALPLNKKVKLNEISEEDFYEIGVTFDINEVERLSDGYKIKIKAVDRVEVLSKTFNNTTILADYNIAPDIVDLTDADINKALLDMKEIIHDLSRNFTEADIYIKKIDKFSNLNKLIGYLTQFMPLSIDEKYELIKLQSIKDRSLRFLDYLIKRRESIKFQLEISQKLSEKSGKNYRETVLREQLKTINDELKSDSKNKNDYRSLIEKSDMPAEVKEAALYEVDKFETQNPSSSDYNIIRNYLELLIKLPWKTKETEDIDLKNAKEILDARHYGLDKVKKRIIQHLAVMKLKKDKKGSILLLVGPPGTGKTSLGKSIAEVLKRKYVRLSLGGVKDESEIRGHRRTYVGALPGRIIDGIKKAGEKNPVMVLDEVDKLSSSYNGDPASALLEVLDPEQNNTFTDHYLDLPYDLSDVFFIATANSLDTIPRPLLDRMEVIQISSYTATEKFHIAKDHLLPEVISEHGLTADQLKINDSMLEKIISDYTLEAGVRGLKKQLSKLARTASEKIVIDELTSFDVSLEDIKKALGRHVSSHDKAQDYNPPGVVTGLAWTQVGGEILFIEAAAMPGSGQIILTGQLGDVMKESARIALSLVKSRLPLTGFDFKEKDIHIHVPSGSVPKDGPSAGITMFTALSSLVTGKSIDSKLAMTGEISLRGAVLPIGGLKEKLIAAERAGIKKILIPNDNIEDLNEVPDEVKENLKIIPVKTIEDVLREGSDISVPKAEYLFNTDTLLSESFSLNSR; from the coding sequence ATGGAAAGTAAAAATAAAGCAGTTATACTCCCTATCTTGGATGTAAATTTACTACCTGATATGGATTATACAATTAAACTTAATAATATAGATAATGAAATGTTAAATTATTTAAATGATGAAAATACAGTTAACATAGCACTTCCTCTAAATAAAAAAGTAAAATTAAACGAAATTTCAGAAGAGGATTTTTATGAAATCGGAGTAACTTTTGATATAAATGAAGTAGAAAGACTATCTGATGGCTACAAAATTAAAATTAAAGCTGTAGATAGAGTTGAAGTACTTTCTAAAACTTTTAACAATACTACTATATTGGCAGATTACAATATAGCTCCAGATATAGTTGATTTAACTGATGCTGATATTAACAAGGCGTTACTTGACATGAAAGAAATAATTCATGATTTGAGCAGAAACTTTACAGAAGCAGATATATATATAAAGAAAATAGACAAGTTTTCAAATTTGAATAAATTAATTGGATATCTAACACAATTTATGCCTCTTTCAATAGATGAAAAGTATGAACTTATAAAACTTCAATCCATTAAGGATAGAAGTCTTAGATTTTTAGATTATTTAATTAAGAGAAGAGAATCTATAAAATTTCAACTTGAAATATCACAGAAATTATCAGAGAAATCAGGTAAAAATTATAGAGAAACTGTTCTTAGAGAACAATTAAAAACTATAAATGATGAATTAAAATCAGATTCTAAAAACAAAAATGACTATAGAAGTTTAATAGAAAAATCAGACATGCCTGCCGAAGTGAAAGAAGCTGCTCTTTATGAGGTAGATAAATTTGAAACACAAAATCCAAGCAGTTCAGATTATAATATAATAAGAAATTATCTTGAACTACTTATAAAATTACCTTGGAAGACAAAAGAAACTGAAGATATAGATTTAAAAAATGCGAAAGAAATTTTAGATGCTAGACATTATGGCTTAGATAAAGTAAAGAAAAGAATAATACAACATTTAGCTGTTATGAAATTAAAAAAGGACAAAAAAGGATCTATTTTACTCCTAGTTGGTCCTCCTGGAACAGGTAAAACAAGTCTTGGTAAAAGTATAGCTGAAGTTTTAAAAAGGAAATATGTACGCTTAAGTTTAGGTGGAGTAAAAGATGAATCTGAAATACGTGGTCATAGAAGAACTTACGTTGGAGCTCTTCCTGGAAGAATAATTGATGGAATAAAAAAAGCTGGAGAAAAAAATCCAGTTATGGTCTTAGATGAAGTTGATAAGCTTTCTTCAAGCTACAATGGTGATCCTGCAAGTGCTCTTCTTGAGGTTTTAGATCCTGAGCAGAACAATACCTTTACAGATCACTATCTTGATTTACCTTATGATTTATCAGATGTATTTTTCATCGCTACAGCTAATTCTTTAGACACAATACCTAGACCTCTACTTGATAGAATGGAGGTAATACAAATATCAAGCTACACTGCCACTGAAAAGTTCCATATAGCTAAAGATCACCTCCTACCTGAAGTTATTAGTGAACATGGTCTTACAGCTGATCAACTAAAAATTAATGATTCTATGCTAGAAAAAATAATAAGTGATTACACCTTAGAAGCCGGTGTAAGAGGGCTAAAAAAGCAACTATCAAAGCTAGCTAGAACAGCATCCGAAAAAATAGTTATAGATGAGCTTACATCTTTCGATGTATCTTTAGAAGATATTAAAAAAGCTTTAGGTAGACACGTTTCAAGCCACGACAAAGCTCAAGATTACAATCCACCTGGTGTTGTAACAGGATTAGCTTGGACGCAAGTTGGTGGAGAAATCTTGTTTATAGAAGCTGCTGCAATGCCTGGAAGCGGCCAAATAATATTAACAGGTCAATTAGGTGATGTAATGAAAGAATCTGCTAGAATTGCTCTAAGCCTAGTAAAATCTCGCTTACCTTTAACTGGATTCGACTTTAAAGAAAAGGATATACACATTCACGTACCTTCAGGTTCAGTTCCAAAAGATGGCCCATCTGCTGGTATAACAATGTTTACAGCTTTATCCTCACTTGTTACAGGAAAAAGCATAGATTCAAAGCTTGCAATGACTGGTGAAATAAGTTTAAGAGGTGCTGTACTTCCAATTGGCGGTCTTAAGGAAAAATTAATAGCAGCTGAAAGAGCTGGAATTAAAAAGATATTAATTCCTAATGATAATATAGAAGATTTAAACGAAGTGCCGGATGAAGTAAAAGAAAACCTCAAAATTATTCCTGTTAAAACTATAGAAGATGTTTTAAGAGAAGGCTCTGATATCTCAGTTCCAAAGGCAGAATACCTTTTTAATACTGACACACTTTTAAGCGAAAGTTTTAGCCTAAATTCTCGTTAA
- a CDS encoding ROK family protein, with protein sequence MEFLVLDVGGTDIKYAIMNEKAEIIEKEKTKTPRDNIENFIETIGTIFDKYKSRVKGIAMSMPGRIDSERGYLYSGGSLEYNNDKQIAEILKKRCPMPIAIENDGKCAALAEAWKGNLKEYEDGIVVIIGTGIGGGIIKDKKLHKGKHFIAGEFSFILTNDEMPDPKNNFAAAWAVTGGTPSLCKKLAEVKKFKKEIDGFTVFKYVNEGDEEAIKVLDDYCYKMAVQLYNLQYIYDPEKIAIGGGISQQKVLIEYIRKNIEKYAENMAPMVLFKPDIIACKFYNDSNLIGALYNYMLKYNINDK encoded by the coding sequence ATGGAATTTTTGGTATTAGATGTTGGCGGAACTGATATAAAATATGCTATTATGAATGAAAAAGCAGAAATAATTGAAAAAGAAAAAACAAAAACACCTAGAGACAATATAGAAAATTTTATTGAAACTATAGGTACTATTTTTGATAAATATAAAAGTAGAGTTAAAGGAATAGCCATGAGTATGCCTGGACGTATAGATAGTGAAAGAGGCTATTTATATTCAGGAGGTTCGTTAGAATATAATAATGATAAACAAATAGCAGAAATACTTAAAAAAAGATGTCCTATGCCTATAGCAATAGAGAATGATGGAAAGTGTGCGGCTTTAGCTGAAGCTTGGAAGGGAAATCTAAAGGAATATGAAGATGGAATTGTGGTTATTATAGGTACTGGAATTGGTGGAGGAATTATAAAGGATAAGAAATTACATAAGGGAAAGCATTTTATAGCAGGTGAGTTTAGTTTTATTTTGACAAATGATGAAATGCCAGATCCAAAGAATAATTTTGCAGCAGCATGGGCTGTAACAGGAGGAACACCTTCGTTATGTAAGAAACTAGCTGAGGTTAAAAAATTTAAAAAAGAAATTGACGGATTTACAGTGTTTAAATATGTTAATGAAGGCGATGAAGAGGCTATTAAGGTATTAGATGACTATTGTTATAAGATGGCTGTGCAATTATACAATCTACAATATATTTATGATCCTGAGAAAATAGCAATAGGTGGAGGGATAAGTCAGCAGAAGGTTTTAATTGAATATATAAGAAAGAATATTGAAAAGTATGCGGAAAATATGGCACCTATGGTTTTGTTTAAACCAGATATTATTGCTTGTAAGTTTTATAATGATTCAAATTTAATTGGAGCACTTTATAATTATATGCTTAAGTATAATATTAATGATAAATAA
- a CDS encoding helix-turn-helix domain-containing protein has translation MFLEANDIDFICKTMFDVLKIPVYFISNNKAISSAYYHKDNLNPFIKDQDNLFENLFSEDTLSNYPIIKSTKYKENYFAVNLKLNNSFIGKFIVGPSLYLKMNDKAINIVISENNLPISSKLKLVDFYNNLTIMNYPHLVNTSILFYYCIYRKKLKSSTVIKKNSNIIIKNITNNLSSRKHHSFTYERNIFKNIEEGNVKKLLEYIDIPPEGDYGLLADNYLRNEKNLVICSITLATRSAIAGGLSSELAYSLSDSYIQRVEQLNDINTLLNLKNSMFIDFSKKVYTIKQLKYPKPIVFCKYYISNHIYDNISLKLLSTKANLSPKYLSELFSKNVGMTLTDYIHQEKIKEAKFLLTSTNYNILDISNLLNFHDQSHFTRIFKKFTGITPKHYRDTKNS, from the coding sequence ATGTTTCTTGAAGCTAATGATATTGACTTTATATGTAAAACCATGTTTGATGTTTTAAAAATACCTGTATACTTTATATCTAACAATAAAGCTATATCTTCTGCATACTATCACAAGGATAACTTAAATCCATTTATTAAAGATCAAGATAATTTATTTGAAAATTTATTTAGCGAAGACACCTTATCAAACTACCCTATAATAAAATCCACCAAATATAAAGAAAATTACTTTGCGGTAAATCTCAAACTCAACAATTCCTTTATAGGAAAATTTATAGTTGGTCCTTCTTTGTATTTAAAAATGAACGATAAAGCTATAAATATAGTAATTTCAGAAAATAATCTACCCATAAGTTCTAAGCTTAAATTAGTAGATTTCTACAATAATTTAACTATAATGAACTACCCTCATCTTGTTAATACTAGCATATTGTTTTATTACTGTATTTATAGAAAAAAGCTTAAAAGTTCAACTGTAATAAAAAAAAATAGTAATATTATAATTAAAAACATTACTAATAATTTATCATCAAGAAAACATCATAGCTTTACTTATGAAAGAAATATTTTTAAAAATATAGAAGAAGGTAACGTAAAAAAACTTCTTGAGTATATAGATATACCTCCAGAAGGTGACTATGGTTTACTTGCAGATAATTATTTAAGAAATGAGAAGAATTTAGTTATTTGTAGTATTACTTTGGCTACAAGATCTGCTATAGCTGGAGGTCTATCTTCTGAACTTGCCTATTCCTTAAGTGATAGTTACATACAAAGAGTAGAACAACTAAATGATATAAATACCTTATTGAATTTGAAAAATAGCATGTTTATTGATTTTTCCAAAAAAGTATATACAATAAAACAACTTAAGTATCCAAAGCCAATAGTTTTTTGTAAATACTATATTTCAAATCATATATACGATAATATTTCTCTTAAACTTCTTTCTACTAAAGCTAACTTAAGCCCAAAATACTTATCTGAATTATTTAGTAAAAATGTAGGTATGACTTTAACCGATTATATTCATCAAGAAAAAATTAAAGAAGCAAAATTCTTACTTACCTCAACAAATTATAATATATTGGATATTTCTAATCTTCTAAACTTTCATGATCAAAGCCATTTTACTAGGATATTCAAAAAATTCACTGGCATAACACCTAAACATTATCGTGATACAAAAAACAGCTAA
- a CDS encoding SRPBCC family protein, whose product MDKNNSEKITIETVVNAPVKKTWEYWTKPDHIKKWNTASDDWHTTICQNDLKVGGKFISRMEAKNGSMGFDFGGIYDEVKLHESIEYTLGDGRKVEIKFNPKGDETEILESFDVEKSNPIEHQRSGWQAILNNFKKYVEKNNIS is encoded by the coding sequence ATGGATAAAAATAATAGTGAAAAAATAACAATAGAAACTGTTGTTAATGCACCAGTAAAAAAAACATGGGAGTATTGGACAAAACCAGATCACATAAAAAAGTGGAATACTGCTTCAGATGATTGGCATACAACGATTTGTCAAAATGATTTAAAAGTGGGAGGAAAATTTATTTCAAGAATGGAAGCCAAGAATGGAAGTATGGGATTCGATTTTGGTGGAATTTATGATGAAGTGAAATTGCATGAAAGCATTGAATATACTCTTGGTGATGGGAGGAAGGTTGAAATTAAATTTAATCCTAAAGGAGATGAAACTGAAATACTAGAGAGTTTTGATGTGGAAAAATCTAATCCAATTGAACACCAAAGAAGTGGATGGCAAGCAATTTTAAATAATTTTAAAAAGTATGTTGAGAAAAATAATATATCTTAA